One window of Schistocerca cancellata isolate TAMUIC-IGC-003103 chromosome 9, iqSchCanc2.1, whole genome shotgun sequence genomic DNA carries:
- the LOC126100781 gene encoding protein takeout-like → MGSTMPLFVLLLVAYAGAAQLPPSMKTCKQTDPDFSGCLKNALMDSRPILRQGIPSLGLPSIDPMHFTQISIKDTPDRPVFLNLEFNEADMFGMGEGIVDTLDMKPGSYNMKAHIHSGVPFRLVGPYKADGKVLVLPVKGEGISNITVPRLEADLEMTGQPVERDGEVYWDVTDFKVNPHLEKLVVDLTGLYNNDKALADNTLKFLNENSGEIAKELEPAIGEALGASFKEMARRLFAKVPYNSVFPPS, encoded by the exons ATGGGGTCAACAATGCCGCTGTTTGTGCTGCTGCTTGTCGCATACGCCGGCGCCGCTCAGCTAC CACCATCGATGAAAACATGCAAGCAGACTGACCCAGACTTCAGCGGCTGCTTGAAGAATGCTCTCATGGATTCCAGACCAATTCTGAGACAAG GAATTCCGAGTCTGGGGCTGCCATCTATCGACCCGATGCACTTCACGCAGATCAGCATTAAGGACACACCGGATCGTCCAGTGTTTCTTAACCTGGAATTCAATGAGGCCGATATGTTCGGCATGGGTGAGGGAATTGTTGACACCCTTGA TATGAAGCCTGGCAGCTACAACATGAAGGCACACATACACTCTGGCGTACCATTCCGGCTGGTCGGGCCATACAAGGCCGATGGCAAGGTGTTGGTGCTCCCTGTCAAGGGAGAGGGAATAAGCAACATAACTGTAC CTAGACTGGAGGCCGACCTGGAGATGACTGGACAGCCGGTTGAACGGGATGGAGAGGTGTACTGGGATGTGACGGACTTCAAAGTCAATCCCCATTTGGAAAAGTTGGTGGTTGACTTAACGGGATTATACAACAACGACAAGGCACTAG CTGATAACACTCTCAAGTTCCTCAACGAGAATTCTGGGGAGATCGCGAAGGAGCTGGAACCTGCCATAGGGGAAGCACTGGGCGCTTCTTTCAAGGAGATGGCCAGGAGATTGTTTGCCAAAGTCCCGTACAACTCAGTGTTCCCACCTTCATGA